Genomic segment of Citrus sinensis cultivar Valencia sweet orange chromosome 7, DVS_A1.0, whole genome shotgun sequence:
TCTACTAAGGCAAGAaagtgcctacttctgctcggtcaacgaaagaccagcagctaaatttaccaagattctactaaggcaagtaagtgcctacttctgctcggtcaacaaaagaccagcagctaaatcTACGAagattctactaaggcaagaaagtgtctgcttctgctcggtcaaacgaaagaccagcagttAATCTACTAAGGTAAGAAAGTGCTCGCTTCTGCTCGGTtaaacgaaagaccagcagctaatctagtaaggcaagaaagtgcccgcttctgctcggtcaaacgaaagaccagcagctaatctaCTAAAGCGAGTAAGTGCatgcttctgctcggtcaaacgaaagaccagcagctaatctaCTAAAGCGAGTAAGTGCatgcttctgctcggtcaaacgaaagaccagcagctaatctaCTAAGGCAAAAaagtgcctgcttctgctcgaTCACcaaaagaccagcagctaatctaCGAAAATTCTACGAAGTAGGCAAGAAAGTGTatgcttctgctcggtcaaacgaaagaccagcatctaatttatgaaaattttactaaggcaagaaaGTGTCTACTTCTGCTCGGACAACGAAGGGCCAGCAGCTAAATTTATGAAACTTTTACTAAGGCAAATATGTGTCTGCTCCTGCTCAGTCACCAAAGCCCAGCAAGCGATTTGGCGAAAATTTTTACCAAGGCAAACGGATGCCTATTCCTATTCGATGCACTAAAGAACCAACAGGcgaaaccagataagaaagcCAATGAAgaacatttaaaaattttttatataaacgTTCAAATGTTTACAGGGCAAATGAAAAACTACAGTCTTCACAAAAATAGACCTAAGGATTAGGAGGATCAACGGCTTCAGCAGGTGAAGGGTCAGCTACCTCGGGAGGTGGAAGGTCAGCAACATCGGGAGGAGGAGGCATGGACCCCTGCCCCACTTCAAAAGCACGCTGCCCAGCTTCACCCTCCTGCTCCCCATTCAAAGGAACCTCCACCTGCTCCTGCTCATCCTGCTCCTTATCTCCCTGGCCGGCCCCAGTCATATACCTCTCCACCCCAGATTCTAGCTTGCTCATGTCGAGCTCGGGGTATTTTTCCTTGAGTACAGACATGATGCACTTATAGCTGAAAGCAACCCCGGAGTTATACTCAGCATCCAACCGATCATCCACATCAGCGGACTTACCTTTCTCTTCAGCCAGCTGGTCACTCAGGGATTTGATCTCTTCCTCAAGGGCGGTCCTCAGAGTATCTCTTTCACTTTGAGTAGCCTGAAGATCGGATTTCAGATCACCCAGCTCACCCTCAAGCTTGGAGGAAGTAGACTCAGCAATCGCAACTTTCTCCTCAAGCTCCGTAAGCTGCTTGTTCAGCTCGGCCAGCTTCTCTTTGGACCGATCAGCAGATTCggctttctttttcaactcctAGTTATCAGCTTGAAGCTTCCTCTCATGACGCGCGGACCCGGTCTTGTAACACGAAACCATTGTGGCCAACCTGAAGGAGACTCTTTGAACAGAAGCAGCTAACTCGGAGAGGTCCATGCTCTCGATGTCCTTCACCATCTTGGGCCCAACTGatcttttgtaatctttcTGATATGAGCCCAGGTAGTCACCTTGATCCCGAGATGGAAGAGGAGAAGATCGGTCCCCAGACTGCAAGCTGACCTCAGGACTCTTGTCGGAGGTTTTCTCCCCACCACTCTTACGGGGTGGGGGAGGGGGCAGAGCAGGGACAGGAGCCTTGGAGGGGCCGACGCTGCTCTTCTTTGGAGGAGGAGGAGAGTTGTTGGAGCTGCTTGGAGCCCGACCACGCTTTCGGGACAGAGCGCTAAGAATCTTGTTATCCATTCCGGTAGCTATGTCCACCAAACCCGAACCAACCAGGACTGTCGATGACATGAGATCTTGGCAGGTAGATGCGTTCACCAGAGTAGTTTCCACCTGGAGCAGAGGTCGGTCTTCAAGCCCCTTTATCAAACCCCACGACTTTGAAAGAACAGACAAGGTTAAAGAACCCAATAAGTAACACGTCGAGAAAGAGTATAGGCAAAAAATGAACGACCTGGGGTGACAAAATGTGTTGGAAGGTAAATATCACCACCCAACGAATGAGCTGCTGGACACCAAGCTCCCccagcaaagaagaatttgttcttctaatttttgCACGAAGAGGGGAAGCCGGTGATTGGTTTCCTCTTCGCAGAGCTCGACATGAAGTAATACCAGCCTGCTTCCTTCGGGCTACTCCTCAGCTGGTATAGATGCTTCACTTCAATGAGGGAGGGCTCCTCTGATCCACACCTCTTCCACAACACATACATAGCCGAGAGAACCCTTCACCCATTGGGGTGTAGCTGACCCGGGGCCAGGTGCATACCACCCAATATCTTGGCAAAATAACATTGAAGGGGCAGCCGAGCTCCTAATTTGAAGCTCTCCAGGTGCATTGTCACATACCCCCGCGGATGCCGACTAGGGACATCACCTTTTCCTGGAACTATCAGGAGAATGTCCGCATGAATGTCGTAAAGGTTCCTCAGCTTGAACAGATCAGTTTGGGTGGTGGCACAAGCTGTGTAGTCAATAGAGTAAGAATCTGCCTCTACCCTATGACCAAGGTGCCTTCTCTGAGGAGGTCCGCTCGGTCCGGAGCTGCTCCCCTCACCATCACCAACTCCTTCAGGGATCCCAACCCTATCAAAGTTGTGGTTCTTACCAGAGCCCGACGTAGGTCCACCCATATTCCCTACAAGCTCTAGTTCGGGGGAGGGAGAGACAACCAAAGGGCGTGGGTACTCAAGGGTATCCCTGCCATGGGAAGGACCTACACTACTGGAGGGACCTAAGAAATCGGTGGGTATTGGCACGTTGAGGCCCGAATCCCCTGATTCTTCCTCGCCCTCATCAACAATTAACTTTCTTTTCCGGTTTGACATATCGGAATCTCGaaagaaagcaaagaaaacTCGAATGTACGGATACAAAAGGAGGCAACACGGAACccaatcaacaacaaccagaGAAGAGATTAAAAGCAGTACCTGAGATTAACTGGCCCTGATAGCGCTGCCGTGATAGAGAAAAAGCCAGCAAGTAGAAACCCCGGACACAGGAAGTGCGAGTAAAGTTCAGAGAGGGGGCTAGTTAATGGTGGAGAAACGGATGAACAAAGCAACGAGGATTTCAACCTAGGGATTTGAAGTGGAAAGGGGAAAAATAGAAGCATTTAAGTGATGAGGATGCCAGCTCACTCACCACATATCGAGGGTGGATAGCCCgtcgtttcaaatttcaaatacgaaGAGTCTGGTGATGCCACGTCACTAACCGTTACAAGAGGCCAGGATAGATGTAAGCCCAGATGTGCAATGGATCTGTTCACTTAGGCCCATGCTCAGGTCGGAGTCTCCCCAGAAGAAAAATGGTACCTCAGGTCCGTCTCAGTTAACAAGAGGACCAGGTGGGAAGCCCCCAGGTTGGCAAGACTCAAATATCAGTTTCCACTCTTAACTCATTTCACTCGCaagaccagaaactgggggactggtGTTAAGTACATAAAAGCACTAGGTCGGCCATGCTACTATTTCCGCCCCGGCACGGATCGCTTCAGCCAAAGTGTTATGAGCAGAACACGTGGGCTAACATGAGCCGACCAGAGATGAATACAACCAGGGAAACATACCGACCAAAGGTATATACCGAGCCGGCATCATCCCCAGAGAAGCGGGAACACGATCCCACAAAATCGCGGTAGTTGcgcttttcccagaaccgtTGAAGGACATGCGAGATccacgtttgcccacaatGTAACAGCTAGAGTCCCATGAGGGGCTGCCACTACCCAAAAAAGGTGGGATGAATGGCAAACGGAAACGTGGGGacagcggctataaaagaagaagaaatcgatgaagaaagggatagaaaaaaaagagagagggaaaacgctgccaaattgcaaccaggccatttccttacaaatttttaataaactcCTGGAATCCAAATTACACTattttcccgtaaacaccttatgctaacttaggcatcggaggg
This window contains:
- the LOC107175279 gene encoding uncharacterized protein LOC107175279 — protein: MSNRKRKLIVDEGEEESGDSGLNVPIPTDFLGPSSSVGPSHGRDTLEYPRPLVVSPSPELELVGNMGGPTSGSGKNHNFDRVGIPEGVGDGEGSSSGPSGPPQRRHLGHRVEADSYSIDYTACATTQTDLFKLRNLYDIHADILLIVPGKDIGWYAPGPGSATPQWVKGSLGYVCVVEESWGLIKGLEDRPLLQVETTLVNASTCQDLMSSTVLVGSGLVDIATGMDNKILSALSRKRGRAPSSSNNSPPPPKKSSVGPSKAPVPALPPPPPRKSGGEKTSDKSPEVSLQSGDRSSPLPSRDQGDYLGSYQKDYKRSVGPKMVKDIESMDLSELAASVQRKAESADRSKEKLAELNKQLTELEEKVAIAESTSSKLEGELGDLKSDLQATQSERDTLRTALEEEIKSLSDQLAEEKGKSADVDDRLDAEYNSGVAFSYKCIMSVLKEKYPELDMSKLESGVERYMTGAGQGDKEQDEQEQVEVPLNGEQEGEAGQRAFEVGQGSMPPPPDVADLPPPEVADPSPAEAVDPPNP